In Vespula pensylvanica isolate Volc-1 chromosome 2, ASM1446617v1, whole genome shotgun sequence, the genomic window aaaattactGCCTCCTGTATCATACTAATATTTCGTCAAGatgataaatatgtacatacgagTATAATGTTTACCTTTCAATTGCGCGGGATgttcaaaataaaagattaaaattatgtaGGACAATGGAAATGTTCTATTTCCTTGCaggtagaaataaataagttaacAAATAGcctaaatacaataaataaataccgaataaattaatagacgATTCGTACGATCGCTTTTGAAGGATATCTGTCGAAGAATGATTCAAAAGCAATCGGAATCGATCATTGTTCTCGCATAAACGTTTCGAGCATGAAAATCAGTTAACAATATCCTAAAACTTGTCGATAAATAATCatcatatacaaatattatattaataagtattttcattttccagtCTTAGATCTGAGTCGTGTACCGAATTCATATTTCGAATTTTGATCATGAAGTCGTTCGTTCGATGATGTAGTAGTTCGAGAATCCTTCGCGTCACCTTCGTCAATGTCGTATTCATactctattttctcttcgctTTGTGAATCAGAATCGTTAACGTATTCTTCGTCATCGGGTACCATTATTCGCAAGGGTCGTTTTTCTTGATTAAGATTTTGCTGATTTAACCTTCGtcgatgttgttgttgttgtagaaAACGTTGTTTATCACGTCGTTCATTTTCAGtctataaatattgaaactattattaaatatcaattttttaatatttataatatgattaCAAGTATACCTGTTCTTGATGAATACGTTGCTGATGatattgttgttgctgttcGTATTCCGATTCATATTGTTGTTGCTCTTGAGTATCTTGATAACTCTCGTCCTTGTGATTAGGCGGCATAGCCTCGCTTTGCTGTTGGCTCTCTTGTTGTTGCTTTCGTAGATGTCCAATCAACTGACTATTTACGTTTCCAGCAGCAGCTAATGCAGCTAATTTCTCTGCAGCTTCGCGATTAGGCAAAGATGTGTAGAATTGTGTGGATAGTCCACCATTGTTGGTGGTAACTTTGCTGAAATACGTGGATGGTGCAACCCGATTATTCGTTTCCTcgtaatcaatattattttctgtttgttcGACCGGTACTTCAGCGGTATAGCTTAGTTCCTCGTCAGATTGTATATCAGTCTGTTGTATATTCGAAGGTTCTGCTTCCAAATTGTAATCCGCTGTGACTCTACCGGATGCGAAATTCTGATCTAATAATATCTGTTGTTGGTCGTGTTGTaattgttgctgctgttgctgctgctgctgctgctgctgctgctgattGTCTTGCTCGTCGTAATTAAAAGAATGCATCTGTGGTTGAGAGAAACTCGTGACTCCGTTAGGCTGGAGAAGTTGGCCAAGTTGTTGCTGTAGTAGATGCTGTTGTAGTTGAGGTTGCTGACCTGTAATAGTAAATATgacttttattcgttatttctcGACACGTCGATCgacatttcaatgaaattacgAACCTGCCGTATATTGTTCCGTGAGTTTATGTGGGAAGCTGTTCAAAAGATCGTAAAGTTGAGTAGCGGATAAAGGTGGTCCAGCTGGTGCCGGATGTCCAACGTGCAAGTCAGGAATTTGATTGCTAATCGTATTGGCTGTTTGAGTGGCAGTACCAGGGAAGCCCACATGAAGAGAACTGCGCAAGTTTGTTTGCATCGGTGTGTCGGTTTGACCGAACTGAATATTCGCTAGGCCCGTGTTGGTTATGGGTGGGTGATTGAGGAAAACTTCGTTGGTTTGTAGGTCAGGATTGACTACCGTAGCCAGCCTGGTTACATCGAATTCCGGAGTGAAAAACGTTGGCTGCACTGTATGATACTCCTTTTGGGCTAGGTCATTGTCCTCTGTCACTTCATATTGATGTTGAATAGGCGTTGGACTGGTTACAGTTCGTTGAGGTGCCAAGCTGGTTCCAAGAGTCGCTAATCCGAAATCGTTTGCCAGTGTATTACCTAAAATCAATGGAGGATATCATcgtagttatatatttttttcattatttaaatcaatttctttaaaCCCACTTTGTAGATTGAGATTATAATTGAGATCGTTACTATATTGATGCTGAGAAACGGTCTTTTGTCCAGAATTAGCATCAGAATTGTAAGGTTTGTCTGCTGGGCTCAAATTAGGTGCAGGTATCGTATGAATAGGACCCTTGTCGTCGTCGATGCTACCTCGATGAGTCGGTGGCAATATCATTGGTTCAGGCCTATATTCCGGACTATATTCTGGAACTTGGTTCATCGTATGAAATTCTTTGACCGGTGGACGTTGCGGAAGTACAGCATGATTGTTTAAAATCCCGAGGACTGGCATTTGAGTTTTCCAGGTAGTAGGAAGAACATTAAACATCGGAGGTCGTCTAATTCTgagattgaaaatgatttgtCTGACATATCAAGCTCGTATCTTGAGATATTTCTTAAACGTTtgaaaagggaataaaaaaggacATTGTCCTTCGTATTTCGTTCCCTTCTCCTCTTACCTATAATTTGGAGGTTTATAAGATATTCGTTTATGAGGGAAATTTCCACCAATGTGTATCGTGTTTCCCATAGAAATTCTAGGCCCGATAGGCCATGATTTCTTGAATATCGGTGGTGCATGAGGCAAAGGTGCTAAAGGTCTTCTTAGTTTAAGTCTTGCTTCGGAGAAACAGATACACATGGCCAAGAGCCAACAAGTCCAACCGATCGCCTGGAATTTAACAGCTCAACGTCGTTAATGTGCTTTCGATAATAGACTTTTTTTCAGACATCCTAGGCTCCGATACTCTTTTTACTTAGGATAAACGATACGTGAGACGAATTCGAGCGTTCATAACCGGAAATCCAGGTCTGTTAGGATGATACCGTGAACGTGTTACGGTACTTCATATCGGCACGTGcttctcgtttcctttttgccagcatataaataatatgtctgtctgtgtaactatgtatatatgtttagatatattatatttatgtatttaggTATGAAtgatgtatatgtgtgtgtatgtgacgCACTAGTggatgaagagagaagaaacagaaacttCGTGGTGAGTCGACGAATCGAAGTGGGACATTGTCCCACATCGATGCGAGGAAAAGCGAGGATAAGCAGGCCGGGAGCGGggggtaagagagaaagagagagagagagagagagagagagagagagagtagtgaaggagaagaaaatacgGCGAACCATGAAAATTAtcgtatgtgtgcgtatgtataacatatgtatgcatgtatgtatagaatCTGTGTAAATGCTCGTAACatcttagaaattttcacaCCTGTTGCTTACAGTAATTTTGGTAATCAAAATTCCTTGGAATTATTTGATTGTATCGTTCGATTAagttacttcttcttttctctattgtACTATTTaagaatcataaaaatttcatgtCCACGTTTagtatgaatttatattatttatgaaaaatgttcAATATTTGTTTATCGGAATTATCGTA contains:
- the LOC122627327 gene encoding transcription factor SPT20 homolog — encoded protein: MKDNDLIACRRRSASSTANNQGREKDFEKVSGFSAVKFQAIGWTCWLLAMCICFSEARLKLRRPLAPLPHAPPIFKKSWPIGPRISMGNTIHIGGNFPHKRISYKPPNYRIRRPPMFNVLPTTWKTQMPVLGILNNHAVLPQRPPVKEFHTMNQVPEYSPEYRPEPMILPPTHRGSIDDDKGPIHTIPAPNLSPADKPYNSDANSGQKTVSQHQYSNDLNYNLNLQSNTLANDFGLATLGTSLAPQRTVTSPTPIQHQYEVTEDNDLAQKEYHTVQPTFFTPEFDVTRLATVVNPDLQTNEVFLNHPPITNTGLANIQFGQTDTPMQTNLRSSLHVGFPGTATQTANTISNQIPDLHVGHPAPAGPPLSATQLYDLLNSFPHKLTEQYTAGQQPQLQQHLLQQQLGQLLQPNGVTSFSQPQMHSFNYDEQDNQQQQQQQQQQQQQQLQHDQQQILLDQNFASGRVTADYNLEAEPSNIQQTDIQSDEELSYTAEVPVEQTENNIDYEETNNRVAPSTYFSKVTTNNGGLSTQFYTSLPNREAAEKLAALAAAGNVNSQLIGHLRKQQQESQQQSEAMPPNHKDESYQDTQEQQQYESEYEQQQQYHQQRIHQEQTENERRDKQRFLQQQQHRRRLNQQNLNQEKRPLRIMVPDDEEYVNDSDSQSEEKIEYEYDIDEGDAKDSRTTTSSNERLHDQNSKYEFGTRLRSKTGK